In the Malania oleifera isolate guangnan ecotype guangnan chromosome 1, ASM2987363v1, whole genome shotgun sequence genome, one interval contains:
- the LOC131160581 gene encoding uncharacterized protein LOC131160581, whose translation MSSTARRAWIAAASIGAVEALKDQGICRWNYALRSLQQHAKSNMRSYIHAKRLSAPSSSMVSSKMREEQMKQSEESFRKVMYLSCWGPN comes from the coding sequence atgagtTCAACTGCGAGAAGAGCTTGGATTGCAGCTGCTAGCATTGGAGCTGTGGAGGCGTTGAAAGATCAAGGGATCTGCAGATGGAACTACGCCCTCAGGTCACTGCAGCAGCATGCCAAGTCCAACATGAGATCCTATATTCACGCCAAGAGGCTGTCTGCTCCATCCTCTTCTATGGTGTCTAGTAAGATGAGAGAAGAACAGATGAAGCAATCTGAGGAATCATTCAGAAAAGTTATGTATTTGAGCTGTTGGGGTCCCAACTAA